The Clostridium cylindrosporum DSM 605 genome includes the window AAATCCTCTTTCTGCAAGAGCTGCATAAAGAACAGGTGCTGCATGTCCCTTTGATAGTACAAATCTATCTCTATCCTCACACTTTGGGTTCTTTGGGTCAATATTCATTTCACCAAAGTATAAAGCTGTTAGTATATCAGCTGCTGATAGTGAACCACCTGGATGTCCTGAAGCTGACTCAGTAAGCATAGTTACTATGTCTTTTCTTATCTCAGTTGCTACGCTAGTTAATTCATTAATATCTCTAGGCAAATTTTTCATCCTCCTTAGTATTATATGTAATATAAACTACTTTCTCTTTTTGCTAACATTTAATATTATAACAATTTTTAAAGCAATATGAAACTCATTATATTTAAAAGTAGTATACAAAATACTAATTTTAAGTTTATTATGATATATTAATTTAATAATGTTATTGTATACATTTATTTTCTTTTTTACTCAACTTTTCAATACAAAAAGGCTGTTAACAATTATAATTGTTAACAGCCTAGTAGTTTAGAATATTCTAAACTTATAGTTCTATTAATCCTAAACTTATTGTTAGTGCCTCGTCTACTTTGGAAATTAGGTCTGATGATATACTCCCAACCTTTTCCTTAAGCCTTTTCTTGTCTATCGTTCTAATTTGTTCCAGCAAAATAACTGAATCTTTGTTTAGTCCATCGTAATCCTGTGAGTTTATCTCTATATGTGTTGGTAATTTTGCTTTATTAATTTGAGAAGTTATTGCTGCTACTATAATCGTAGGGCTGTACTTATTGCCAACGTCATTTTGAACTATTAGAACAGGTCTAATACCACCTTGTTCAGAACCTATGACAGGGCTTAAATCAGCATAATATATATCTCCTCTTTTCACCACCTGTGCCATTATCACAATCACACTCCGCTAATCCTGCTTCATATTTAGCAAGCTCTAAACAATCACTGGTAATACCACATTCTGAAATTTCACAATTAATATTGCCCATTTCTTGGTATCCCTTTTTCATAAGTTCCTTTAACCCTTTTCTTTTACGCTCATTAATATAATAAACTACGGTTTTTCTTATCACTTCACTTTTGTTCTTATCTGATTTACTTTTATGGGCATTATCAAATTCCTCAAGCAAACCTTCTGGGAGATTTAGTAGTTTTTTTCTTTTCTTCATTTTATTACCCCCTAAATTCACCTATGTATATAATTATACTTTATGTATATCTGGGGTGTCAAAAATCTCATAGTGTATACATATACTGGGTTATCAGTTACTATATTATTTCTATATATATTAAAATATGTCTAAACAAAGTTTTTTATTCTAACAATTTCATTATTTTCTATATAAACTCTCGGCACCCTCTTAGAGACCATACATAAAACTTCATAGGAAATTGTATCTAACTTATTTGCTATAATCTCTGCATTTACATTAATACCAGTACTTTCTCCCATGATTATAACTTCATCAGATACATTGACACTTTCACACTTTGTAACATCAACCATACATTGATCCATACATATTTTACCTACTACTGGACATAAAGCTCCGTTAATAATTACACTTGCCTTATTAAATAGTAGTCTTGTGAAACCATCTGCATAACCAATAGGTATAGTTGCAATTTTCATTTTTTCATTTGCAATAAACTTTCTACCATAGCTAATTGGAGTTCCTGCTTCTACTTCTTTTACATATACCACGTTAGACTTTAAAGTCATAACAGGCTTCAAGTCTAATACGCTTTTATTTATTTCATCGGAAGGATAATACCCATATAGTATTATTCCAGGTCTTACTGCATCAAGATAAGATTCATCAATTGATGTAA containing:
- a CDS encoding type II toxin-antitoxin system PemK/MazF family toxin, encoding MAQVVKRGDIYYADLSPVIGSEQGGIRPVLIVQNDVGNKYSPTIIVAAITSQINKAKLPTHIEINSQDYDGLNKDSVILLEQIRTIDKKRLKEKVGSISSDLISKVDEALTISLGLIEL